A genomic window from Treponema maltophilum ATCC 51939 includes:
- a CDS encoding Rpn family recombination-promoting nuclease/putative transposase, whose translation MKKHNRRYKDSVFVDLFGEDKNAKNNFLSLYNALHGTHLDSSTELKPLRLEHVMYMSFCNDVSCLIDNKIIVLAEHQSTINDNMPVRFLEYAARLYEQIQNPRDRYLRKLKQIPTPEFYVFYNGEEQYPVQAELRLSDAFTVKSAKPCLELLVKVLNINYNKDSKLLENCKPLQEYTLFVEAVRRHIRFDRENGFKNAIKECIQNDILRDYLERKSREVMNMLIAEYDYDTDIAVQREESLRIGIQQGIAQGFSDGSHQAKLETARILKRLGDSVQKIMQATGLTKEEVERV comes from the coding sequence ATGAAAAAACACAATCGTCGCTATAAGGATTCGGTCTTTGTCGATTTATTCGGCGAGGATAAAAACGCAAAGAACAATTTTCTGTCGTTGTACAATGCGCTTCACGGTACGCATTTGGACAGCTCGACGGAACTCAAACCGCTGCGACTTGAGCACGTCATGTACATGAGTTTTTGCAATGATGTATCCTGCCTTATCGACAATAAAATCATCGTGCTGGCCGAACACCAATCTACAATCAACGATAACATGCCGGTGCGCTTTTTGGAATATGCAGCCCGATTGTATGAACAAATTCAAAATCCGCGTGACCGCTATCTGCGAAAACTCAAACAGATTCCGACACCCGAGTTCTATGTCTTTTACAACGGTGAAGAACAATACCCGGTACAGGCGGAACTGCGGCTTTCCGATGCGTTCACGGTAAAATCAGCAAAACCGTGTTTGGAATTGCTTGTAAAAGTGCTGAACATCAATTACAATAAAGACAGTAAGCTGTTGGAAAACTGTAAACCGCTCCAGGAATACACGCTGTTTGTTGAAGCGGTGCGCCGGCACATCAGGTTCGATAGAGAAAACGGCTTTAAGAATGCAATTAAAGAGTGTATTCAGAATGATATTTTGAGGGATTATTTGGAGCGAAAATCACGGGAGGTTATGAACATGTTGATAGCCGAATATGATTACGATACCGACATTGCAGTTCAAAGGGAAGAAAGCCTGAGGATTGGCATACAACAAGGAATAGCACAAGGCTTCTCTGACGGTTCGCACCAAGCAAAGCTCGAAACGGCACGCATATTAAAGCGGCTCGGCGATTCCGTCCAAAAGATAATGCAGGCCACCGGTCTTACCAAAGAAGAAGTGGAACGGGTTTGA